A single region of the Lactobacillus xylocopicola genome encodes:
- a CDS encoding ABC transporter ATP-binding protein — MSQVLKIKNLHQTFERGTVNENRVLRGVELELAAGDFVTIIGSNGAGKSTLLNSIAGTLPIQAGQIILKDQDISKLPVTKRAKNISRVFQDPKMGTAVRLTVEENLALAMKRGQHRGFRAGVKRQDRKYFKEQLAQLDLNLENRLETEIGLLSGGQRQAITLLMATLQRPDLILLDEHTAALDPQTSITVMQLTEKLISEQKLTAFMVTHNMEDAIRYGNRLIMLHQGRVAIDLAGAEKQNLTVSKLMELFQKQVGNGLKDDALLLG; from the coding sequence ATGTCTCAAGTACTAAAGATTAAAAATTTGCATCAAACCTTTGAGCGTGGCACAGTTAACGAAAATCGGGTACTACGCGGCGTTGAACTTGAGCTCGCAGCTGGTGACTTCGTTACCATTATTGGTAGTAACGGAGCTGGTAAATCAACCCTCTTAAACAGTATTGCGGGCACTCTGCCAATCCAAGCAGGACAGATTATCTTGAAGGACCAAGATATCAGCAAACTACCAGTGACCAAACGGGCCAAGAACATCAGCCGAGTCTTTCAAGATCCCAAGATGGGAACAGCCGTCAGGTTAACCGTCGAAGAGAATTTGGCACTAGCCATGAAACGCGGGCAACACCGCGGCTTTCGTGCCGGCGTCAAACGTCAAGACCGCAAGTACTTCAAAGAGCAGCTGGCCCAGCTCGACCTAAATTTGGAAAACCGCTTAGAGACCGAAATCGGCTTGCTTTCAGGCGGGCAACGACAGGCCATTACTCTACTCATGGCCACACTCCAGCGGCCCGACCTGATTTTACTCGATGAGCATACCGCAGCACTTGACCCCCAAACTTCCATTACCGTTATGCAGCTGACCGAAAAGCTAATTAGTGAGCAAAAATTGACCGCCTTCATGGTTACCCACAACATGGAAGATGCCATTCGCTATGGCAACCGGTTGATTATGTTGCACCAAGGCCGTGTAGCAATCGACCTCGCAGGTGCGGAAAAACAAAACCTGACCGTCTCAAAACTAATGGAACTCTTCCAAAAGCAAGTTGGTAATGGTCTAAAGGATGATGCCCTGCTTTTAGGCTAG
- a CDS encoding ABC transporter permease: MLNTFWDLFLSASSQGLLWSLMAIGVYLTFRILDLADMTAEGSFPLGGAIATMCLIKGINPILATIAAFGGGLVAGLVTGLLNTKLQIPSLLAGIITMTGLYSITSRVMQNAANVSLLGKNTIFTIAQNWGLSRNNAVIVMGALIALLVVGLLVIFFRTEIGLAMRATGDNPEMSAANGIKTQGMKILGYMISNGCIALSGALLAQNNGFADLNSGVGTIVIGLASIIIAEVLLRNLSIGARMLSLALGAIIYRLILALVFQMNVEPSDAKLASALVLVVCLALPNFHLPRNLKGGSKNVSSTKD; encoded by the coding sequence ATGTTAAATACTTTTTGGGACTTATTTCTTTCAGCATCCTCACAAGGATTGCTCTGGTCATTGATGGCCATAGGCGTTTATCTGACTTTTCGAATCCTCGATTTAGCTGATATGACCGCTGAAGGTAGTTTTCCCTTAGGCGGAGCTATAGCCACGATGTGTCTAATTAAGGGCATCAACCCCATTTTGGCAACCATTGCCGCTTTTGGGGGCGGACTTGTTGCTGGATTAGTTACTGGCTTGCTCAATACCAAACTGCAAATTCCCTCGTTACTTGCCGGAATCATCACAATGACTGGTCTCTACTCCATTACCTCGCGGGTAATGCAAAATGCTGCCAACGTTTCACTGCTGGGCAAGAATACTATTTTTACAATTGCTCAAAACTGGGGCTTATCGCGCAACAATGCGGTAATTGTCATGGGGGCGTTGATTGCCCTGCTTGTAGTTGGCTTACTAGTTATCTTTTTTCGGACTGAAATTGGTCTAGCCATGCGAGCAACGGGCGACAATCCGGAAATGAGTGCCGCCAACGGAATTAAGACCCAAGGTATGAAGATTCTCGGCTATATGATTTCTAACGGCTGTATTGCCCTGTCTGGCGCATTATTGGCCCAAAACAATGGCTTTGCCGACTTAAATTCGGGTGTTGGTACGATCGTTATTGGCCTGGCATCAATTATTATCGCCGAAGTACTGCTGCGTAACCTGTCAATTGGAGCACGGATGCTTTCCCTAGCACTAGGTGCTATCATCTACCGCTTAATCCTGGCGCTAGTTTTCCAAATGAACGTTGAACCTTCAGATGCCAAACTGGCTTCTGCTTTAGTATTAGTTGTTTGCCTGGCATTGCCGAATTTTCATTTACCACGTAACCTTAAAGGAGGAAGCAAAAATGTCTCAAGTACTAAAGATTAA
- a CDS encoding ABC transporter substrate-binding protein: MHIRKLVTGITMTGLLLLGGCSSKQGGSKSAVKHVGILQVVQHPSLDKAYKGFKEGLKEGGYTEGKNLKLDYQNAQNSQDNLKSMSEKLVNEKSDLILGIATPAAQSLANTTQDIPLVVTAVTDLKAAKLVKSDAKPGRNVTGTTDMVSIDKQINLLLSIVPKAKTIGVMYNAGEANSKIQADMAIAALKKAGVKIVVKTANTTNDVQQVTEALAGKVQGIYVPTDNTFASAAAIIGKVVKEKKVPLVAGSVDQVKTGGLATIGIDYELLGKQTGKMAAKILDGKAKPQDMPVEKAENLKLVVNKEMAKALGIDPKSIKAPK, translated from the coding sequence ATGCATATTAGAAAATTGGTCACTGGAATCACAATGACAGGATTACTATTGCTTGGCGGTTGTAGCAGCAAGCAAGGCGGCTCTAAATCAGCCGTTAAGCACGTCGGCATCTTACAAGTCGTGCAACACCCATCCCTAGACAAGGCATATAAGGGCTTTAAAGAGGGGCTGAAAGAGGGGGGCTACACTGAAGGCAAAAACCTTAAGCTAGATTACCAAAATGCGCAAAATAGCCAAGATAATCTGAAGAGTATGAGTGAAAAACTGGTCAACGAGAAGTCAGATTTAATTCTGGGAATTGCCACTCCGGCCGCCCAAAGTCTGGCTAACACCACCCAAGACATTCCGCTTGTAGTCACAGCGGTGACTGATCTCAAGGCGGCTAAGTTAGTCAAGTCGGACGCTAAACCAGGCAGAAATGTTACGGGTACGACCGACATGGTGTCAATTGACAAGCAAATCAACTTACTCTTGTCAATTGTACCTAAGGCCAAGACCATCGGGGTAATGTATAATGCCGGTGAGGCCAATTCAAAGATTCAGGCTGACATGGCCATTGCTGCCCTCAAGAAGGCTGGTGTTAAGATAGTTGTTAAGACTGCTAACACAACTAACGATGTGCAGCAAGTAACCGAAGCCTTGGCTGGTAAAGTGCAAGGAATTTACGTGCCAACTGACAACACTTTTGCCTCAGCCGCCGCGATCATCGGCAAAGTAGTTAAAGAAAAGAAAGTTCCCCTTGTTGCAGGCTCTGTTGACCAGGTTAAGACCGGGGGCTTAGCCACTATCGGAATCGATTACGAACTGCTCGGTAAACAAACAGGTAAGATGGCTGCCAAAATCTTAGATGGTAAGGCCAAGCCACAGGACATGCCCGTTGAAAAGGCCGAAAATTTAAAGTTGGTTGTTAATAAAGAGATGGCTAAAGCTTTAGGGATTGATCCTAAATCAATTAAGGCACCTAAATAA
- a CDS encoding ABC transporter substrate-binding protein — protein sequence MQIKKLVTGITLAGLLLLGGCSSKEAGSDKTVVKHVGVLQVVQHPSLDKAYKGFKEGLKEGGYTEGKNLKIDYQNAQNNQDNLKSMSEKLVNAKSDLILGIATPAAQSVANATQDIPVVVTAVTDLKAAKLVKSNTKPGTNVTGTTDMVSIKKQIDLLLSIVPKAKTIGIMYNAGESNSKIQADMAIAVLKKAGVKVVVKTANTTNDVQQVTETLASKVQGIFVPTDNTFDSAASVVGKVVKEKKVPLVAASIDQVKTGGLASIGIDYELLGKQTGKMAAKILAGKAKPQDLPVEKARDMKLVVNKEMAQALGINPKSIKAPQ from the coding sequence ATGCAGATCAAAAAATTAGTTACCGGAATTACCTTGGCGGGGCTCTTGCTCTTAGGCGGCTGTTCCAGCAAAGAGGCTGGCTCAGACAAGACAGTGGTCAAACACGTCGGGGTTTTACAAGTGGTCCAGCACCCGTCCCTAGATAAGGCCTACAAGGGCTTTAAGGAAGGCTTAAAAGAAGGTGGCTATACCGAAGGCAAAAACCTTAAAATTGACTACCAAAATGCGCAAAATAATCAGGACAATCTAAAGAGCATGAGTGAAAAGTTGGTTAATGCAAAGTCCGACTTGATCTTGGGCATTGCCACACCGGCGGCTCAGAGCGTAGCCAACGCAACCCAAGACATTCCCGTCGTGGTTACCGCCGTAACTGACCTTAAAGCAGCCAAGTTAGTTAAGTCGAATACTAAACCTGGAACCAATGTCACTGGCACAACTGACATGGTTTCAATTAAAAAGCAAATTGACCTGCTTTTATCGATTGTGCCCAAGGCCAAGACCATTGGTATCATGTACAATGCTGGTGAGTCCAATTCTAAAATTCAAGCAGATATGGCTATTGCCGTGTTAAAGAAAGCCGGCGTCAAGGTGGTTGTCAAGACTGCCAACACAACTAATGACGTACAACAAGTGACTGAAACTTTAGCCAGCAAGGTTCAAGGAATCTTTGTTCCGACTGACAACACCTTTGACTCCGCCGCTTCAGTTGTCGGTAAAGTAGTCAAAGAAAAGAAGGTCCCGCTCGTTGCCGCCTCAATTGACCAAGTTAAAACCGGTGGTCTAGCTTCAATTGGGATTGATTACGAACTCCTCGGTAAGCAAACCGGTAAAATGGCGGCCAAGATTTTAGCTGGTAAAGCCAAGCCGCAAGATCTACCCGTTGAAAAGGCCCGTGACATGAAGTTAGTGGTCAACAAGGAGATGGCCCAAGCTCTGGGTATCAACCCCAAATCAATCAAGGCGCCCCAATAA
- the rpoN gene encoding RNA polymerase factor sigma-54 — translation MAQLQRLVLKPQEQLVTRLFLSPKLKQNLTVLSYSTYDLVNALKDLSERDPFVSLREPRAEMQNLEWLRAPAGENLVDHLLGQVRLSDWTSREQRAVKLLIFSLDSDGYLRADLANIATQTEFSLVDLNHARTLLQELDPCGIGTTNLNECLLLQARQKTNFDQVARQILEAGQLELLASPQQWPKSKFTEAELTQALACIQTLDPHPASEYVVDNNTQYLLPDLSYKVEDGRLTVESCQSQIPELIFDEPAYAELKDQAPQKKYFTEQKQDYLEMKNALDQRQKTIMRLGHFVGEVQQPFLMSLKKQELKPLGLKEASQALNLAPSTISRAIKDKYIQCQNKLFSLKILFPRQVTTDLSPARIEYDLQKIIAAEDQPLSDQQLVGIFAEAGVKLSRRVITKYRQKLNIPNSYGRKHKY, via the coding sequence ATGGCACAATTGCAAAGATTGGTACTGAAACCACAAGAGCAGTTAGTGACACGGCTTTTTCTGTCGCCTAAGCTGAAGCAGAATCTAACAGTCCTGTCTTACAGTACTTATGATTTGGTCAACGCGCTGAAAGACTTGAGCGAGCGTGATCCCTTTGTTTCGCTACGTGAGCCGAGGGCAGAAATGCAAAACTTGGAGTGGTTGCGGGCGCCAGCAGGTGAAAACTTAGTTGACCATTTGTTGGGACAAGTACGGTTAAGCGACTGGACCAGCAGGGAGCAGAGAGCAGTTAAATTGCTTATTTTCAGCTTAGACTCAGACGGCTACCTCCGCGCTGATTTAGCTAACATAGCCACTCAAACGGAATTTTCATTGGTAGACTTAAACCATGCTCGCACGCTGCTGCAAGAACTCGATCCCTGCGGGATTGGTACTACAAATCTAAATGAGTGTCTGTTACTTCAAGCTAGGCAAAAAACGAATTTCGATCAGGTTGCCAGGCAGATTTTAGAGGCAGGCCAGTTGGAATTATTGGCTAGCCCGCAGCAGTGGCCCAAGTCAAAATTCACAGAGGCAGAATTGACCCAGGCGCTAGCTTGCATTCAGACCCTTGATCCACACCCCGCAAGTGAGTATGTTGTCGACAATAACACGCAGTATCTTTTACCAGATTTAAGCTACAAGGTTGAAGACGGGCGGCTGACGGTTGAAAGCTGCCAGTCGCAGATTCCAGAGCTGATTTTTGATGAACCAGCGTATGCAGAATTAAAGGATCAGGCACCGCAAAAGAAGTACTTTACTGAGCAGAAACAAGACTATCTGGAAATGAAGAATGCGCTTGACCAGCGTCAAAAGACGATTATGCGATTAGGTCACTTTGTTGGTGAAGTCCAACAGCCATTCTTAATGTCTCTAAAAAAGCAAGAGCTGAAGCCACTAGGCCTAAAGGAGGCGTCCCAGGCTCTGAACCTGGCACCTAGCACGATTAGTCGGGCGATTAAGGACAAGTACATCCAGTGTCAAAACAAGCTTTTTAGTCTAAAAATACTCTTTCCCCGTCAGGTGACGACGGATTTGTCCCCAGCGCGGATTGAGTACGACCTGCAAAAAATAATTGCAGCAGAAGACCAGCCGTTAAGTGACCAGCAATTAGTCGGAATTTTTGCTGAAGCTGGGGTCAAATTGAGCAGACGGGTAATTACCAAGTACCGGCAAAAGTTAAACATTCCCAACAGTTATGGGCGCAAGCACAAGTATTGA
- a CDS encoding aldo/keto reductase has translation MRQIKIGNTNFTGSAVALGIMRMSQLTVDEAVKTLETARETGINYIDSADIYGHGKSEKIFGQAFAKSALNRDDFYIQSKTGIFEEPALNYKTTRYDFSKKHILSAVDGILSRMKIDYLDSLLLHRPDALMDPDEIGAAFDELQTAGKVRHFGVSNFNPRQVDLLQSGISQQLLINQLQFSIMHTGPIDFNIHTNMTDERSIDHDRGILDYSQLHHMTVQAWSPFQYGQIEGNFIGNPQFPEVNATLQKLADSKGVSKNAIAAAWILRHPAKIQVIIGTMTPDHIFDSARGADINLTAQEWYDLYLAAGNDLP, from the coding sequence ATGAGACAAATTAAAATTGGCAACACAAACTTTACTGGTTCTGCCGTTGCATTAGGCATCATGCGCATGAGCCAGTTAACAGTCGACGAGGCGGTCAAGACGCTAGAAACCGCACGCGAGACGGGCATTAATTATATAGATTCAGCTGACATCTACGGTCATGGCAAGTCTGAAAAAATTTTCGGTCAGGCATTCGCAAAATCTGCTTTAAACCGTGATGACTTTTATATCCAGTCCAAGACTGGTATCTTCGAAGAACCTGCACTCAACTACAAGACTACCCGCTATGATTTTTCTAAAAAACATATTCTCAGTGCAGTTGACGGTATTCTCTCCCGGATGAAGATTGATTATCTAGACAGCCTGCTTTTGCATCGGCCAGATGCATTGATGGATCCCGATGAGATCGGAGCCGCCTTTGACGAATTGCAAACAGCTGGCAAGGTACGCCACTTCGGCGTATCCAACTTCAACCCTAGGCAGGTTGATTTGCTGCAAAGCGGCATCAGCCAGCAGCTATTAATTAACCAGTTGCAGTTCAGTATTATGCACACCGGTCCAATCGACTTCAACATCCATACCAACATGACCGATGAGCGCAGTATTGACCATGACCGCGGCATTCTGGACTACTCTCAGCTCCATCACATGACGGTACAGGCCTGGTCGCCTTTCCAGTACGGCCAGATTGAGGGCAACTTTATTGGCAACCCGCAATTTCCTGAAGTCAACGCCACCCTGCAAAAGCTAGCTGACTCTAAGGGCGTCTCCAAGAACGCAATTGCCGCAGCCTGGATCCTGCGCCATCCAGCTAAGATCCAGGTCATCATTGGCACGATGACCCCTGACCACATTTTTGACAGTGCTCGGGGCGCTGACATCAACCTGACGGCTCAGGAGTGGTATGACCTCTACCTAGCTGCTGGTAATGACTTACCATAA
- a CDS encoding L-lactate dehydrogenase, translated as MSHKVGIIGDGHVGSTVAHQLIIAGLVDDLVLIDVNEAKLASDALDFEDAMANLNHHTNIISNDYAALKDADVIISAFGNIALEAGGDRFAELRYNKERIGAIATAIKQSGFNGIIIAITNPVDVITSMYQELTGLPKKHVIGTGTLLDTARMKRAVGKRMGVDPRSVQGFNLGEHGNSQFTAWSTVKVLERPIIELAQNQPWKLEDLNEEIKFGGQTVYKGKQYTNYAIAAAATRLLEVVQSDARAEMPVSNYRQEYGTYLSYPAIVGRDGIIQTLDLALTEEEEQQLRHSAETIKAKAAKEFN; from the coding sequence ATGAGTCATAAAGTCGGGATTATTGGCGACGGACATGTTGGTAGCACGGTAGCACATCAACTAATTATTGCGGGATTAGTTGATGACTTGGTCTTAATTGATGTGAATGAGGCTAAATTAGCTTCGGATGCGCTTGATTTTGAAGATGCAATGGCTAATCTCAATCACCATACCAATATTATTAGCAATGATTACGCCGCCTTGAAAGACGCCGATGTTATCATCTCGGCCTTTGGCAACATTGCCTTGGAAGCGGGCGGCGACCGCTTTGCCGAATTACGCTATAACAAGGAGCGGATTGGGGCAATTGCAACGGCTATCAAGCAGAGCGGGTTTAATGGCATTATCATTGCCATTACCAACCCGGTAGACGTCATTACCAGTATGTATCAAGAGCTGACGGGCTTGCCGAAAAAGCATGTTATCGGTACGGGTACCTTGCTTGATACGGCCAGAATGAAGCGAGCTGTAGGTAAGCGCATGGGTGTTGATCCACGTTCAGTTCAAGGCTTTAACTTGGGTGAGCATGGCAATTCGCAATTTACCGCCTGGTCGACTGTTAAGGTATTAGAACGGCCGATAATTGAACTGGCTCAAAATCAGCCTTGGAAGTTAGAAGATTTGAATGAGGAAATCAAGTTCGGAGGCCAGACTGTATACAAGGGCAAGCAGTATACTAATTATGCCATTGCGGCAGCTGCAACGCGCTTGCTTGAAGTTGTTCAAAGTGATGCACGCGCTGAAATGCCAGTCTCCAACTACCGCCAAGAGTACGGCACTTACTTGTCGTATCCGGCAATTGTGGGCCGCGATGGGATTATTCAAACTCTTGACTTGGCATTGACTGAGGAAGAAGAGCAGCAGCTACGGCATTCAGCTGAAACAATTAAGGCCAAGGCGGCTAAAGAATTTAACTAA